Proteins co-encoded in one Ruegeria sp. YS9 genomic window:
- a CDS encoding cold-shock protein, with protein sequence MYRVRGHVKWFDPAKGYGFVVSEEGGPDILLHVNVLRNYGQSSVADGASIEIMTHRTDRGVQAVEVIAIDPPARTDSMMLADFAELDPEVIAEAPLEAARVKWFDKGKGFGFANVFGRGEDVFLHIEVLRRSGLADLQPGEALAMRVIDGKRGRMAAQVLAWEAALDS encoded by the coding sequence ATGTACCGCGTCCGTGGACACGTAAAATGGTTCGACCCTGCCAAGGGGTATGGCTTTGTTGTGTCCGAAGAGGGCGGCCCGGATATTCTGTTGCACGTGAATGTTCTGCGCAACTACGGCCAGAGCTCGGTCGCAGACGGTGCCAGCATTGAAATCATGACTCATCGCACGGACCGAGGGGTTCAGGCGGTCGAGGTCATCGCGATTGATCCGCCGGCGCGGACCGACTCGATGATGCTTGCTGATTTCGCCGAGCTGGATCCGGAGGTCATCGCAGAAGCGCCGTTGGAAGCCGCACGGGTGAAATGGTTCGACAAGGGCAAAGGTTTCGGATTTGCAAATGTCTTCGGGCGCGGCGAAGACGTATTCCTTCATATCGAGGTGTTGCGCCGTTCGGGGCTTGCCGATCTGCAACCAGGTGAAGCACTGGCCATGAGGGTGATCGACGGCAAGCGGGGTCGGATGGCCGCGCAGGTTCTGGCCTGGGAAGCGGCTTTGGACAGCTGA
- the pdxH gene encoding pyridoxamine 5'-phosphate oxidase, whose product MTERDGIFAGSDPFEIAARWLAEAEETEMNDPNAIALATVDPDGLPNARMVLLKEIEADSFVFYTNYESAKARELDTAGKAAFVMHWKSLRRQLRVRGTISRENGPQADEYYASRSLKSRLGAWASKQSQPLSSRTALMAEVAKVTAKLGPNPPRPPFWGGYRLTPTEIEFWADGAFRLHDRFRWQRIEPGSAWHVERLNP is encoded by the coding sequence ATGACCGAGCGTGATGGCATCTTTGCTGGCTCCGATCCGTTTGAAATAGCGGCCCGGTGGTTGGCTGAGGCTGAAGAAACCGAAATGAACGACCCGAATGCGATTGCGCTTGCAACCGTTGACCCGGATGGCTTGCCCAATGCACGCATGGTGTTGCTAAAGGAAATCGAAGCGGACTCGTTTGTTTTCTATACAAACTACGAAAGCGCCAAGGCCAGGGAACTGGACACCGCCGGAAAAGCTGCATTTGTGATGCATTGGAAATCTTTGCGGCGTCAACTTCGCGTTCGTGGTACAATAAGTCGTGAAAACGGGCCCCAGGCAGATGAGTATTATGCATCAAGGTCATTGAAAAGCCGGCTGGGCGCGTGGGCTTCAAAGCAGTCGCAACCGCTTTCGAGCCGGACAGCTTTGATGGCAGAAGTCGCGAAAGTGACGGCGAAACTAGGGCCAAATCCGCCGCGTCCGCCATTTTGGGGCGGGTACAGATTGACGCCCACCGAGATTGAGTTCTGGGCCGATGGAGCGTTCCGCTTGCATGATCGGTTCAGATGGCAACGAATTGAGCCGGGATCGGCATGGCATGTTGAAAGGTTGAATCCATGA
- a CDS encoding aminodeoxychorismate/anthranilate synthase component II has product MLLLIDNYDSFTYNLVHYLGELGAEMVIRRNDALDVQEAMAMNPAGILLSPGPCDPDQAGICLALTQAAAETKTPLLGVCLGHQTIGQVFGGKVVRCHEIVHGKMGTVKHTGKGLFAGLPSPFEATRYHSLVVERETLPDCLEITAELDDGTIMGLQHKELPIHGVQFHPESIASEHGHALLKNFLQELKVPA; this is encoded by the coding sequence ATGCTGCTGCTGATCGACAACTACGACTCGTTTACCTACAATTTGGTACATTATTTAGGCGAACTTGGTGCCGAAATGGTCATTCGCCGAAATGATGCGCTGGATGTGCAGGAAGCGATGGCCATGAACCCTGCCGGCATCCTACTGAGCCCTGGCCCCTGCGATCCGGATCAGGCGGGGATTTGCCTGGCACTGACACAAGCTGCGGCCGAAACCAAAACGCCGCTTTTGGGGGTTTGCCTGGGCCATCAGACCATAGGTCAGGTGTTTGGCGGCAAGGTGGTTCGATGCCATGAGATCGTTCATGGCAAGATGGGCACGGTGAAGCACACCGGCAAAGGCCTGTTTGCCGGACTGCCCTCACCCTTTGAAGCAACCCGATACCATTCGCTGGTGGTCGAGCGCGAGACCCTGCCCGATTGCCTCGAGATCACGGCCGAGCTGGACGACGGCACCATCATGGGGCTGCAACACAAGGAATTGCCGATCCACGGTGTGCAGTTCCATCCGGAATCCATCGCATCCGAGCACGGCCACGCCCTTCTCAAGAACTTCCTGCAAGAACTGAAAGTCCCGGCATGA
- a CDS encoding aminotransferase, with product MTLSRTAATFAPPVMEARRWVEGVSFPSDRPLINVSQAAPVDPPPLALRQAMAEFAVREDSAHLYGPVLGNDDLRAELAAQISSHYAARVDSPRIAITSGCNQAFSAVISAITGEADEVILPTPWYFNHKMWLDMAGVQAVDLPTGDDLLPDPERARGLITDKTRAIALVTPNNPGGIEYPAELVRAFYNLARETGIRLIVDETYRDFDSRSGPPHDLFQQPGWDETLVHLYSFSKAYRLTGHRVGAIATSPELSSEVEKFLDTVAICPGQIGQFAALWGMQNLSQWLAGERDEILDRRAAIAEGMPALETRGWRLLGLGAYFAYLEHPFDMSSDELARRLVSEAGVLLLPGTMFMPDHDPDGKRQVRIAFANLDRAGLGQLFDRLQDLSF from the coding sequence ATGACGCTCAGCCGTACCGCCGCAACGTTCGCACCCCCGGTGATGGAGGCGCGCCGATGGGTCGAGGGCGTTTCCTTCCCATCCGACCGCCCGTTGATCAACGTAAGCCAGGCGGCCCCGGTCGATCCGCCGCCGCTGGCCTTGCGGCAGGCCATGGCCGAGTTCGCCGTTCGCGAAGACAGCGCGCATCTTTATGGCCCGGTTTTGGGCAATGACGATCTGCGCGCTGAACTGGCGGCGCAGATCAGTTCTCACTATGCAGCACGGGTAGATTCACCCCGGATCGCCATCACATCAGGCTGCAATCAGGCGTTTTCGGCCGTGATATCGGCGATCACCGGCGAAGCCGATGAGGTCATTCTGCCAACCCCCTGGTATTTCAACCATAAAATGTGGCTGGACATGGCAGGGGTACAGGCCGTGGACCTGCCGACCGGCGATGACCTTCTACCCGATCCAGAGCGTGCGCGCGGTTTGATTACGGACAAGACCCGCGCCATTGCGCTGGTCACGCCCAACAATCCGGGCGGCATCGAATACCCTGCCGAACTTGTCAGGGCCTTTTACAACCTGGCCCGTGAAACCGGGATTCGCCTGATCGTCGATGAAACCTATCGCGATTTCGACAGCCGCAGCGGCCCTCCGCATGATCTGTTTCAACAACCCGGATGGGACGAAACGCTTGTCCACCTGTACTCTTTTTCCAAGGCTTATCGTCTGACGGGCCACAGGGTTGGCGCCATCGCGACAAGCCCGGAGCTGTCGTCCGAGGTTGAGAAATTTCTGGATACGGTCGCCATTTGCCCCGGCCAGATCGGCCAGTTCGCTGCGTTGTGGGGTATGCAAAACCTGTCGCAATGGCTGGCCGGCGAGCGCGATGAAATTCTTGACCGCCGCGCAGCCATTGCAGAAGGGATGCCGGCGCTTGAAACCCGGGGTTGGCGGCTTTTGGGACTTGGGGCCTATTTTGCCTATCTCGAACATCCGTTCGACATGTCGTCAGACGAGCTTGCGCGCCGTCTGGTCAGCGAAGCCGGTGTGCTGCTGTTGCCCGGCACCATGTTCATGCCCGATCATGACCCGGATGGAAAACGGCAGGTGCGCATTGCTTTTGCCAATCTGGATCGGGCCGGGCTGGGCCAATTGTTCGACCGGTTGCAGGACCTGTCCTTCTAA
- the gpt gene encoding xanthine phosphoribosyltransferase — protein sequence MSAKDRLPHEKGFHISWDQIHRDSRALAWRLDGQGPDDGNWRGVVAITRGGMAPAMIVSRELDIRTVDTISVRSYHHQEQGEAEVLKSPDADLMGDGTGILIIDDLVDSGKTLELVREMYPNAHFATVYAKPKGRPMVDTFITEVSQDTWIFFPWDMALQYVEPYRGTD from the coding sequence ATGAGCGCCAAGGACCGCCTGCCCCACGAAAAAGGCTTTCACATCAGCTGGGACCAGATTCATCGCGATTCGCGTGCACTGGCCTGGCGTCTTGACGGGCAAGGGCCCGATGATGGCAACTGGCGGGGTGTTGTCGCGATCACCCGCGGCGGCATGGCGCCTGCGATGATCGTCAGCCGCGAACTGGACATCCGTACGGTGGATACGATCAGCGTGCGTTCGTACCACCATCAGGAACAGGGTGAAGCAGAGGTGTTGAAATCTCCGGACGCCGACCTGATGGGTGACGGAACCGGTATTCTGATCATCGACGATCTGGTCGACAGTGGAAAGACGCTGGAACTGGTGCGGGAAATGTACCCGAACGCACATTTCGCAACGGTTTACGCCAAACCCAAGGGCCGTCCGATGGTGGATACCTTCATCACCGAGGTCAGCCAGGACACATGGATCTTCTTCCCATGGGATATGGCCCTTCAATATGTCGAGCCGTATCGCGGCACCGATTGA
- the trpE gene encoding anthranilate synthase component I: MALTPEFDTFARAFEAGENQVVYTRLAADLDTPVSLMLKLTGAQKDAFMLESVTGGEVRGRYSIIGMKPDLVWRCRGETSELNRSARFDSEAFSPQDGNPMDNLRALLAESRIELPDDLPQAAAGLFGYLGYDMVRLVEHLPNVNPDPLGLPDAIMLRPSVIAVLDGVKGEVTVVSPAWASDGQSAKAAYAQAAERVMDAVRDLERAMPAETRDLGDAREVAPPVSNFTKSGYMKAVEKAKEYIRAGDIFQVVPAQRWTQDFPLPPFALYRSLRRTNPSPFMFYFNFGGFQVVGASPEILVRVFGNEVTIRPIAGTRPRGATPEEDKANELDLLADKKELAEHLMLLDLGRNDTGRVSKIGTVRPTEEFIIERYSHVMHIVSNVVGELAEDKDALDAFFAGMPAGTVSGAPKVRAMEIIDELEPEKRGVYGGGVGYFSAGGDMDMCIALRTAIVKDQKLYIQAGGGVVYDSDPEAEFMETVHKSNAIRRAAADAARFTGNGNG, from the coding sequence ATGGCCCTGACACCCGAATTCGACACCTTCGCGCGCGCCTTTGAAGCGGGCGAAAACCAGGTTGTTTACACACGTCTGGCCGCCGATCTGGACACACCTGTGTCACTGATGCTCAAGCTGACGGGCGCGCAGAAAGACGCGTTCATGCTGGAATCGGTGACAGGCGGTGAGGTGCGTGGCCGCTATTCGATCATCGGTATGAAACCTGATCTGGTCTGGCGCTGTCGCGGCGAAACATCTGAGCTGAACCGCTCGGCCCGTTTCGATTCCGAGGCGTTCTCGCCTCAGGATGGCAACCCGATGGACAACCTGCGGGCGCTTCTGGCCGAAAGCCGTATAGAATTGCCCGATGACTTGCCGCAGGCCGCTGCCGGGCTGTTCGGGTATCTGGGATATGACATGGTTCGGCTGGTGGAACACCTTCCGAATGTGAACCCCGATCCCCTGGGTCTGCCCGATGCGATCATGCTGCGCCCGTCTGTCATCGCGGTGCTGGATGGGGTCAAGGGTGAGGTAACAGTGGTGTCACCCGCCTGGGCCAGTGACGGTCAATCGGCCAAAGCTGCGTATGCGCAGGCGGCTGAGCGTGTAATGGATGCGGTCCGCGATCTGGAACGTGCCATGCCCGCAGAAACCCGCGATCTGGGTGACGCGCGCGAAGTCGCCCCACCGGTGTCGAACTTCACCAAGTCCGGCTATATGAAGGCGGTTGAAAAGGCCAAGGAATACATCCGCGCGGGTGACATTTTCCAAGTTGTTCCTGCTCAGCGCTGGACGCAGGATTTTCCGCTGCCGCCATTTGCTCTCTACCGGTCCTTGCGGCGCACGAATCCGTCACCCTTCATGTTCTATTTCAACTTCGGCGGTTTCCAGGTCGTGGGCGCAAGCCCCGAGATTTTGGTGCGTGTGTTCGGCAATGAAGTCACCATTCGTCCCATCGCAGGCACCCGCCCCCGTGGCGCGACGCCAGAAGAAGACAAGGCGAATGAGCTTGATCTGCTGGCCGACAAGAAAGAACTGGCCGAGCATCTGATGCTGCTGGATCTGGGTCGCAACGATACCGGTCGCGTATCAAAGATCGGAACAGTACGCCCGACCGAAGAGTTCATCATCGAACGCTACAGCCACGTGATGCACATTGTGTCGAACGTGGTGGGCGAACTGGCCGAAGACAAAGACGCGCTGGACGCTTTCTTTGCCGGGATGCCTGCGGGCACCGTCTCGGGCGCGCCCAAAGTGCGCGCGATGGAGATCATCGACGAGTTGGAGCCTGAAAAACGCGGCGTTTATGGCGGCGGCGTCGGCTATTTCAGCGCGGGCGGCGACATGGACATGTGTATCGCCCTGCGCACGGCCATCGTGAAAGATCAGAAACTCTATATCCAAGCCGGCGGTGGCGTCGTCTATGACAGCGATCCCGAAGCCGAGTTTATGGAAACCGTTCATAAATCCAACGCCATACGGCGCGCAGCAGCTGACGCAGCGCGGTTTACCGGGAACGGAAACGGCTAA
- a CDS encoding polysaccharide deacteylase family 2 protein encodes MGGFFGGMVAGAIVVLILGAVVSLKTPMVNTPVVATEAPAPTISETPEAPAEVAEAGSDADLVELAPRAPEAADEASEDLADLSGLETSVDSQPVVGAATDELIQPESADANEVSFVIEAPAALPEPSQVPAIQPDDVLPAVIDETPAPPAEPENTEMAALAPEPDPLPQAAPEPEAESTEAEEQNPFENSPIAVEGDEDTMPRELPRIAALPQIGGEQKASASSIIGKRVVPLTERDDEPVVEQASAEQPKSDKPIERFAAKFENPESKPLMSIILIDDEGSFGSEALQDFPYPISFAVNPSDPDATEKMARHRKAGFEVLALADLPEAASAQDAEVSLSVWLDTLPETVGILEGVNSGIQGNRKLADQVAAIAAGTGRGLITQDNGLNTVQKLAARNGIPSSVVFRDIDGARQDPKIMRRFLDQAAFRAGQEGTVVMLGRVRPETISALLLWGLEDRGNRVAMAPISAVMMKNVQ; translated from the coding sequence ATGGGCGGATTTTTCGGAGGAATGGTCGCGGGCGCGATCGTTGTTTTGATCTTGGGCGCGGTCGTGTCTCTCAAGACGCCGATGGTGAATACCCCGGTTGTCGCAACCGAAGCACCGGCACCGACGATTTCTGAAACGCCCGAAGCTCCGGCTGAAGTGGCTGAGGCCGGTTCTGACGCCGATCTGGTGGAACTGGCTCCGCGTGCGCCAGAAGCCGCCGATGAGGCCAGCGAGGATCTGGCCGATCTGTCGGGTCTGGAAACATCAGTCGATTCCCAGCCAGTTGTCGGCGCCGCAACGGACGAATTGATCCAACCGGAATCAGCAGATGCAAATGAAGTGTCATTCGTGATCGAAGCACCCGCCGCCCTGCCAGAGCCAAGTCAGGTTCCCGCGATTCAGCCAGACGATGTGCTGCCTGCGGTCATTGATGAAACACCGGCCCCGCCAGCCGAGCCCGAGAACACCGAGATGGCCGCGCTTGCGCCCGAACCGGACCCTCTGCCACAGGCAGCGCCAGAACCGGAGGCAGAGTCGACAGAGGCCGAAGAACAGAACCCCTTTGAAAACAGCCCGATTGCCGTGGAAGGCGATGAAGACACCATGCCACGTGAACTGCCGCGCATCGCTGCGCTGCCCCAGATCGGGGGCGAGCAGAAAGCAAGTGCCAGCTCGATCATCGGGAAACGCGTCGTACCGTTGACGGAACGCGATGATGAACCCGTCGTGGAACAGGCCTCGGCTGAACAGCCGAAATCGGACAAGCCGATCGAGCGTTTTGCGGCAAAGTTCGAAAACCCCGAATCCAAGCCGCTGATGTCCATCATTCTGATTGATGACGAGGGTTCATTCGGGTCCGAAGCGTTGCAGGACTTTCCGTATCCGATCAGCTTCGCCGTGAACCCATCGGACCCTGATGCGACAGAAAAGATGGCACGCCATCGCAAGGCCGGGTTCGAGGTGCTGGCACTGGCGGATCTGCCCGAGGCGGCAAGTGCACAGGACGCCGAGGTGTCGCTGTCGGTGTGGCTGGATACCCTGCCGGAAACGGTTGGTATTCTGGAAGGTGTGAACAGCGGGATTCAAGGCAATCGCAAACTGGCCGATCAGGTCGCCGCGATTGCTGCGGGAACCGGTCGTGGGCTGATTACGCAGGACAATGGGCTCAACACCGTTCAGAAACTGGCGGCGCGAAACGGAATTCCGTCCAGTGTCGTTTTCCGCGATATCGACGGCGCACGGCAGGACCCCAAAATCATGCGCAGGTTCCTGGATCAGGCCGCTTTCCGTGCCGGTCAGGAAGGGACAGTGGTCATGCTGGGGCGCGTGCGTCCCGAGACGATTTCAGCCCTGTTGCTGTGGGGGCTGGAAGATCGGGGCAACCGCGTGGCAATGGCTCCGATCTCGGCAGTCATGATGAAAAACGTGCAGTGA
- the fabI gene encoding enoyl-ACP reductase FabI translates to MSNQLMAGKRGLIMGLANDKSIAWGIARALSNAGAELAFSYQGEALKKRVDPLAAQLGSEIVLPCDVSDEASIDALFAALEEKWGKMDFIVHAIGFSDKNELRGRYVDTSRANFKLTMDVSVYSFTAVMQRAEKMMSEGGSAVTLTYYGAEQVMPHYNVMGVAKAALEASVKYLAEDLGKDGIRVNSISAGPIKTLAASGIGDFRYIMKWNEYNSPLRRNVTIDDVGNSALYLLSDLSSGVTGENLHVDSGYHIVGMKAVDAPDMEKG, encoded by the coding sequence ATGTCAAATCAGTTGATGGCCGGCAAACGCGGCCTCATCATGGGACTGGCCAATGACAAATCAATCGCATGGGGAATCGCCCGCGCCTTGTCGAATGCCGGGGCCGAGCTGGCCTTTTCCTATCAGGGCGAGGCTTTGAAAAAGCGTGTCGACCCGCTGGCGGCGCAATTGGGCAGCGAAATCGTTCTGCCCTGCGACGTCAGTGACGAAGCATCCATCGACGCGCTCTTTGCAGCGCTGGAAGAGAAATGGGGCAAGATGGACTTCATCGTCCACGCCATCGGCTTTTCCGACAAGAACGAGCTGCGCGGTCGCTATGTCGACACCAGTCGCGCGAATTTCAAACTGACGATGGATGTGTCGGTCTATTCTTTCACGGCCGTGATGCAGCGTGCTGAAAAGATGATGTCCGAGGGCGGCAGCGCTGTGACCCTGACCTATTACGGCGCCGAGCAGGTCATGCCGCATTACAATGTTATGGGCGTCGCCAAGGCCGCGCTCGAGGCCTCGGTCAAATACCTGGCTGAGGATCTGGGCAAGGATGGCATCCGCGTGAACTCGATCTCGGCCGGTCCGATCAAAACCCTGGCCGCCAGCGGCATCGGCGATTTCCGCTATATCATGAAGTGGAACGAATATAACTCGCCACTGCGCCGCAACGTGACCATTGACGATGTCGGAAACTCGGCGCTGTATCTTCTGTCGGATCTGTCCAGCGGCGTAACCGGTGAAAACCTGCATGTGGATTCCGGGTATCATATCGTCGGCATGAAGGCCGTTGACGCCCCGGACATGGAAAAAGGTTAA
- a CDS encoding peptidylprolyl isomerase, with protein sequence MAAGAKSLSKTFVWILMGLLMLGLAGFGAVNLSGTIRTVAQVGDESISVDDYVRELQREIRAVEAQSGQPLQMSQARELGLDRNALARLTALAALDNEVRQLGISIGDENLQQEIISIPAFQGVNGTFDRESYRFQLEQVGMTDSEFESDLRKESARTIVQGAIMGGVKMPATMTDTMVDYIGARRSFTVATVGAEALDTPVAEPTDAQIQAFYDDNGDQFTLPRTKQLTYAILSPAMLVDTVEIDEDALRKLYEERSDEYNQPERRLVERLNFPSEQAAKDALAQLEVGGTTFEQLVRDRDLELNDIDLGDVTREDLGEAADAVFAAELDAVVGPLPSVFGPALFRVNGSLAANNVPYDEAEPALREELATERARRLIEAQSEDINDMLAGGATLEELAEETEMELGQIDWTRDSDEGVAAYDGFRAAAEAVQEGDFPEIAFLEDGSIFALRLDEVLPRRPEPLESARDRVAAAWQQAETNKALREKADAILNQLATDGDFAATGLPFRVENALTRTAFLDDVPADFMTEVFAMEPGELRVIGGNGAAWIVRLDEILPPADTDELRQLHDALSTQMDQALAQNIFNAYVRDAQTRARPVVDQQALNAVQASF encoded by the coding sequence ATGGCCGCAGGCGCTAAAAGTCTTTCGAAAACCTTTGTCTGGATTCTGATGGGCCTGCTGATGCTGGGCCTTGCGGGATTTGGCGCGGTCAACCTCAGCGGGACGATCCGCACAGTTGCGCAAGTCGGCGACGAAAGCATCTCGGTCGATGACTATGTGCGCGAATTGCAGCGCGAAATCCGAGCGGTCGAAGCACAATCCGGGCAGCCTTTGCAGATGTCGCAAGCGCGCGAGCTGGGTTTGGATCGAAACGCCCTTGCCCGCCTGACCGCTTTGGCAGCGCTGGACAACGAGGTCCGTCAGCTTGGGATTTCCATCGGCGATGAGAACCTTCAGCAAGAGATCATCTCGATCCCGGCGTTTCAGGGTGTCAACGGAACTTTTGACCGAGAATCCTATCGCTTTCAGCTGGAACAGGTCGGCATGACCGATTCCGAATTCGAATCCGATCTGCGCAAGGAATCCGCCCGAACCATCGTGCAGGGCGCTATCATGGGCGGCGTGAAAATGCCCGCAACGATGACGGACACGATGGTCGACTACATCGGCGCGCGGCGCAGCTTTACGGTCGCAACTGTCGGGGCGGAAGCACTGGACACACCTGTGGCCGAACCAACGGACGCGCAGATCCAGGCATTCTACGATGACAATGGAGATCAGTTTACCCTGCCTCGCACCAAGCAGCTGACTTATGCGATTCTGTCGCCTGCAATGTTGGTGGACACGGTCGAAATCGACGAAGACGCGTTGCGGAAGCTTTATGAAGAACGGTCCGACGAATACAACCAACCCGAACGCCGTCTGGTTGAACGTCTGAACTTCCCAAGCGAACAGGCCGCCAAGGACGCTTTGGCGCAGCTCGAGGTTGGCGGCACGACCTTTGAACAGTTGGTTCGGGATCGCGATCTGGAACTGAACGACATAGATCTGGGCGACGTGACGCGTGAGGATCTGGGCGAAGCTGCGGACGCCGTTTTTGCGGCCGAGCTTGACGCTGTCGTGGGCCCGTTGCCTTCGGTGTTCGGTCCGGCCCTGTTCCGTGTCAACGGATCACTGGCCGCGAACAATGTTCCATATGACGAGGCCGAGCCGGCACTTCGGGAAGAGTTGGCGACTGAACGCGCCCGCCGCCTGATCGAGGCGCAATCCGAAGATATCAACGACATGCTGGCGGGCGGTGCCACTCTGGAAGAACTGGCGGAAGAAACCGAAATGGAACTGGGTCAGATCGACTGGACCCGTGACAGCGACGAAGGCGTTGCGGCCTATGACGGGTTCCGAGCGGCCGCAGAAGCCGTGCAGGAAGGGGATTTTCCTGAAATTGCCTTCCTCGAAGACGGGTCAATTTTTGCCCTGCGCCTGGACGAGGTTCTGCCGCGCCGCCCGGAACCGCTGGAGAGCGCGCGCGACCGTGTCGCCGCGGCCTGGCAACAGGCCGAGACCAACAAAGCCCTGCGCGAAAAGGCGGATGCCATTCTGAACCAACTGGCCACTGACGGTGATTTTGCCGCGACCGGCCTGCCCTTCCGCGTCGAAAACGCCCTGACCCGCACCGCGTTTCTGGATGACGTTCCCGCCGATTTCATGACCGAAGTATTCGCCATGGAACCGGGCGAGTTGCGCGTTATTGGCGGCAACGGTGCGGCCTGGATTGTGCGTCTGGACGAAATCCTGCCGCCGGCGGATACGGATGAACTGCGCCAGTTGCATGATGCCCTGAGCACACAGATGGATCAGGCTCTGGCACAGAATATTTTCAACGCCTATGTACGTGATGCCCAGACCCGGGCGCGCCCCGTCGTGGATCAGCAGGCTCTGAACGCCGTGCAGGCGAGCTTTTAA
- the trpD gene encoding anthranilate phosphoribosyltransferase, protein MSDALKPLIGAAADRPLTRAEAEKAFAILFDGEATPSQIGGLLMAMRTRGETVDEYAAAAAVMRAKCNAVNAPEGAMDIVGTGGDGKGTLNISTATAFVVAGAGVTVAKHGNRNLSSKSGAADALGQMGINVMVGPQVVENVLKDVGIGFMMAPMHHPAIAHVMPSRQELGTRTIFNILGPLTNPAGVKRQLTGAFSRDLIRPMAETLGLLGSDRAWLVHGSDGTDELTITGISWVAALEDEMVKEVELHPEDAGLPVHPFEDIIGGTPEENAVAFRALLDGAPSAYRDAVLLNSAAALVVAEAANDLREGVAMAAESIDSGNAKNKITALAAKTQEAA, encoded by the coding sequence ATGAGCGACGCGCTTAAACCGCTGATCGGAGCCGCAGCCGATCGTCCTTTGACACGTGCCGAGGCCGAAAAGGCCTTTGCCATATTGTTCGATGGTGAAGCCACGCCCAGCCAGATCGGCGGTTTGCTCATGGCCATGCGAACACGCGGCGAGACGGTCGATGAATACGCCGCGGCGGCGGCCGTGATGCGCGCGAAATGCAATGCCGTGAACGCACCCGAGGGGGCGATGGATATCGTCGGCACCGGTGGCGATGGCAAAGGCACCCTGAATATTTCGACCGCGACCGCTTTTGTCGTGGCCGGTGCCGGAGTCACGGTCGCGAAACACGGCAATCGCAACCTGAGCTCCAAATCCGGCGCGGCGGATGCATTGGGCCAGATGGGCATCAACGTCATGGTTGGCCCGCAAGTCGTTGAAAATGTGCTGAAAGACGTTGGAATCGGCTTCATGATGGCGCCAATGCACCACCCTGCCATCGCCCATGTGATGCCGTCCCGGCAAGAACTGGGAACGCGCACGATCTTCAATATTCTCGGCCCCCTGACCAACCCTGCTGGCGTCAAACGGCAATTGACCGGTGCCTTTAGCCGCGACCTGATCCGCCCGATGGCCGAAACGCTTGGCCTGCTGGGCTCGGACCGGGCCTGGCTGGTGCATGGCTCGGACGGGACGGACGAGCTCACGATTACCGGCATCAGCTGGGTCGCCGCTCTGGAAGACGAGATGGTGAAAGAGGTCGAACTGCACCCAGAAGACGCTGGTCTTCCCGTGCATCCTTTCGAGGACATCATCGGAGGCACGCCCGAGGAAAACGCCGTTGCGTTCCGGGCTTTGCTGGACGGTGCCCCGTCAGCGTATCGTGACGCGGTGCTGCTGAATTCGGCCGCCGCTCTGGTCGTCGCCGAAGCGGCAAATGATCTGCGCGAAGGCGTGGCCATGGCTGCTGAAAGCATCGACAGTGGCAATGCCAAAAACAAAATCACGGCCTTGGCCGCCAAGACACAGGAAGCCGCATGA